GGCGCCATCGCCGGCGGCGTCACATACGCGATCGTCGCGATCCTGTACATCGTCATCGCCGTGGTCGCCGTGTCGAGTATCCCGTCGACGACCAGCACCACCTTCGGGGGCTACTGAGAAATCGGTTGCGCGCCAACGTAAGTCGCATCGATTAGCCCCCAGCGCAGCGCCGTCTCGACGCCGACTGTCCGCCCGGACAGCACCAGGTAGGCCGTTCGCCAGCGGCCGATGCGGCGTGTGATGCTGACCGTTCCGCCGGCGCCAGGGATCAAACCGAGGCTCAGTTCCGGTAGCCCGAAGACCGAATCCTGCTGCGCCTCAACCCACCCGCAGAATGCGGCCATCTCCAAGCCGCTGCCCAGCACCCGGCCGTGCAGCTGGGCGCGGCAGGACCTGCCGAGCTTGGCGGTCAGCGCGTCGAGCGCCAGCGCCGGGCTGTGACGGGTGCGGCCCAGGTGCGCGCTCGCGGGATCGGCGAAGGTGCCGAATTCGGCGAGATCCCCCCCGCTGCAAAACGATGGGCCGTTGCCGCTCAACACGATCCCGGTGACCGACGGATCGAGTTGCGCGACGGTCAGTGCCTCCAGCAATGCCGCGCGCGCATCGGTGGAAAACGCGTTGTGGCGACTTGGGCGGTTGAACGTGATCAGCAGGGTATCCCCGTCGCGCTCGGCCCGCACCGGGTCGGGAATCTCGGGCATCCGGGCCGGGCCGCGTTCGGCGAGCCAGCGCGCGAACTCCGGCCCGGCCTGCAGGGTGGAGTAGGCCAGCGATTCGGTCACCACTGCGGCCAGCGTCGGGCCATCGGGCGCCATCGCGCGCAACACGTCGTCGCAGACGCTGCTGGCCTGCGG
The Mycobacterium sp. 050128 genome window above contains:
- a CDS encoding enoyl-CoA hydratase/isomerase family protein; this translates as MFRVVDVSSAPEAGLSSPPGVVVGVGSAAEIAHDESWLDTATFTLTEDICDDRRVITVDSVPETLAELRKRCEHWPQASSVCDDVLRAMAPDGPTLAAVVTESLAYSTLQAGPEFARWLAERGPARMPEIPDPVRAERDGDTLLITFNRPSRHNAFSTDARAALLEALTVAQLDPSVTGIVLSGNGPSFCSGGDLAEFGTFADPASAHLGRTRHSPALALDALTAKLGRSCRAQLHGRVLGSGLEMAAFCGWVEAQQDSVFGLPELSLGLIPGAGGTVSITRRIGRWRTAYLVLSGRTVGVETALRWGLIDATYVGAQPISQ